Proteins found in one Gigantopelta aegis isolate Gae_Host chromosome 12, Gae_host_genome, whole genome shotgun sequence genomic segment:
- the LOC121385912 gene encoding BTB/POZ domain-containing protein 6-like, whose translation MATKESESVQSGYVDNWQKGKSVIESLGYSLEEKILCDVTFIVGENRKRIQAHRLILSLRSCVFMAMLTGPLSEQDDIEIPDIDSDIFDQLLRFLYTDVISIDGRNVITLLYASKKYDIVDIENKCLTYIESSMSPHGVCFVMEQAHLYNEQDLVQKALAYIWQNGDAVLKSDTFCELCHDCFVKVIEADQLKASEESVFEASIAWSEAECRRQGRDVTPENRRSILGDSMHLIRCSKINPTYFVKKVSLSRLLTEDEENKIYRSFIIRNQDVSPFKSKHRLGTNKTTIPINRFDKTCYVKKYWHALSGYKGIMFCLNANAELQGFQLYGYFNTSDPSVKYSVKASVCNASTDDVIPGSAIEQEISSNNVIYDVDFPSPIQLIQDRKYNLTVNITVALASEDKYLFQGAEGKSVVSHGSFTCSFYDYKTCKHIEGKHLTDVQTGQIPGLKFLL comes from the exons ATGGCAACCAAAGAATCCGAATCTGTCCAATCTGGATATGTTGACAACTGGCAGAAAGGAAAGTCAGTCATAGAGAGTCTCGGATATTCACTGGAGGAAAAGATCTTGTGCGACGTCACCTTCATAGTGGGAGAAAACCGAAAACGTATACAGGCTCACAGGTTGATACTCAGTCTGCGTAGCTGTGTCTTCATGGCGATGCTGACCGGACCTCTGTCGGAGCAGGATGACATTGAAATCCCGGATATCGATTCTGATATTTTTGATCAACTTTTAAG GTTCTTGTACACAGACGTCATATCCATTGATGGTAGAAATGTGATCACTTTGCTGTATGCCTCTAAAAAGTACGACATTGTTGATATAGAAAACAAATGCCTGACGTATATTGAGTCGTCTATGTCGCCACATGGAGTCTGTTTTGTGATGGAACAGGCGCACTTGTATAATGAACAAGACTTGGTGCAGAAAGCTCTAGCGTATATTTGGCAAAATGGCGATGCAGTTTTAAAATCTGATACTTTCTGTGAACTTTGTCATGACTGTTTTGTGAAAGTCATAGAAGCTGATCAACTAAAAGCCAGCGAGGAGTCTGTTTTTGAAGCTTCCATCGCCTGGAGTGAGGCAGAATGCAGACGACAAGGAAGGGATGTAACTCCAGAAAACAGACGTAGCATTCTTGGTGATAGTATGCATCTCATTCGGTGTTCTAAAATAAACCCAACATACTTTGTGAAGAAAGTATCGCTGTCACGTTTGTTGACGGAAGATGAAGAAAATAAGATCTACAGATCCTTCATCATTCGAAACCAAGATGTTTCACCATTTAAATCAAAACACAGACTCGGTACAAACAAAACGACCATTCCAATTAACCGATTTGATAAAACATGCTATGTCAAAAAGTATTGGCATGCCCTTAGCGGTTACAAGggaataatgttttgtttgaacgCTAATGCAGAACTACAAGGATTTCAGTTGTATGGATATTTCAACACTTCCGATCCTTCTGTGAAATATTCTGTCAAAGCTTCTGTTTGTAATGCTTCAACGGATGACGTAATACCTGGTTCAGCAATAGAACAAGAAATTTCGTCCAATAATGTAATCTATGATGTAGACTTTCCCAGCCCCATCCAGCTTATTCAGGACAGAAAATACAATTTGACTGTGAACATTACAGTAGCATTAGCCAGTGAAGATAAATACCTTTTCCAGGGTGCAGAAGGAAAGTCAGTTGTAAGCCACGGATCATTCACGTGTTCGTTCTATGACTATAAGACATGCAAACATATTGAAGGAAAACATCTCACTGATGTTCAAACTGGACAGATACCGGGTTTAAAATTCTTGCTGTAA